The following proteins are encoded in a genomic region of Ornithinibacillus sp. 4-3:
- a CDS encoding YjcZ family sporulation protein, with the protein MNFWGCDYGGPVGGAECCGYGSGRGFALIVVLFILLIIVGAAWFC; encoded by the coding sequence ATGAATTTTTGGGGTTGTGACTATGGCGGCCCAGTTGGTGGAGCTGAATGTTGTGGCTACGGTTCTGGTCGTGGATTTGCGTTAATCGTTGTGTTGTTTATTTTGTTAATAATTGTAGGTGCAGCTTGGTTCTGTTAA
- a CDS encoding DUF2268 domain-containing protein, with the protein MTIIATDNWLRDDKVSPSTILKQIITSFPNIDINEVYHYLVLHGMHPFNNIEEIRDITNHLLEENIWETLKAEFHDLVNDWNGPSHPIYILPADTNALSLQENFQGKSGIAFSDKLFLFLSDRSTILDARIILTHEYNHVCRMQYQSKPHDDYTLLDSIIMEGIAEYAVMERFGKSHTAFWTKAYTIEQLKDYYKRWILPNFTLRRSDEKHLQILYGHSPLPRMVGYAVGYYLVEKYCHDKNYNSQQLLMKASQAFLPDKEDLVPFTTEP; encoded by the coding sequence TTGACCATCATCGCAACAGACAACTGGCTACGTGATGATAAAGTATCCCCATCAACTATCTTAAAGCAGATAATAACATCTTTTCCAAATATTGATATCAACGAAGTCTATCATTATCTTGTCCTACATGGTATGCATCCTTTTAACAATATCGAAGAAATTAGAGACATCACCAATCATTTATTAGAGGAAAACATTTGGGAAACACTTAAAGCAGAGTTTCATGATTTAGTTAATGATTGGAATGGACCATCCCACCCTATCTATATTCTCCCTGCGGATACTAATGCTTTATCCCTTCAAGAAAATTTTCAAGGAAAATCAGGAATTGCCTTTTCTGATAAATTATTTTTATTTTTATCAGATAGGTCCACCATATTAGACGCTAGAATAATTCTTACTCATGAATATAATCATGTTTGTCGGATGCAATATCAGTCAAAACCCCATGATGATTACACCTTGTTAGATTCCATTATCATGGAAGGTATTGCTGAGTACGCTGTGATGGAGCGATTTGGTAAATCTCATACTGCTTTTTGGACAAAAGCCTACACCATAGAGCAGCTAAAAGATTATTATAAACGGTGGATACTCCCCAATTTTACTTTACGAAGGTCGGATGAGAAGCATCTACAAATTTTATATGGTCATTCTCCTCTCCCCCGCATGGTTGGTTATGCAGTAGGTTATTACTTGGTAGAAAAATATTGTCATGACAAAAATTATAATTCACAGCAACTCTTAATGAAAGCATCTCAAGCATTCCTTCCAGATAAAGAAGACTTGGTTCCATTTACAACAGAACCTTAG
- a CDS encoding YjcZ family sporulation protein: MGENVGGYGGGFALIVVLFILLIIVGTAYVGFC; the protein is encoded by the coding sequence ATGGGTGAAAATGTTGGCGGTTATGGTGGAGGATTTGCGCTAATTGTAGTGCTATTCATTCTCTTAATCATTGTAGGAACAGCTTACGTAGGATTTTGCTAA
- a CDS encoding SdrD B-like domain-containing protein produces the protein MNKIKVKIDRDASKEALRGYEPTLHEIGDDNTVDSSTWEATSRHLEEDGERDPTLDFGFVKTKKVSVGDYVWIDVNGDGLQDDTDIKLPGVVLEIFEEDGETPVIDVYGNKVGPTTTDKNGYYIFENLPADKTYVVKINRELSAKALEGLEPTLHEVGDDNSIDSSTWFAVSRHLVEDGEHDPTLDFGFIIPTEPEEPVDPEDPTDPEEPSKPEEPTDPTDPEKPTDPEKPEEPTKPEPKDEDKSDKLPETATNTLILRSYKMSLY, from the coding sequence ATGAATAAGATTAAAGTGAAAATCGATCGTGACGCATCAAAAGAAGCTTTACGAGGTTATGAACCAACGTTACATGAAATTGGAGACGACAATACCGTAGATTCATCTACATGGGAAGCAACATCTCGTCATCTAGAAGAAGATGGTGAGCGTGACCCAACATTAGACTTTGGATTCGTTAAGACTAAGAAGGTAAGCGTAGGAGACTATGTCTGGATTGATGTAAATGGTGATGGTCTACAAGATGATACGGATATTAAGCTTCCAGGGGTAGTATTAGAAATTTTTGAAGAAGATGGAGAAACACCAGTAATAGATGTTTATGGAAATAAAGTTGGTCCAACAACAACAGATAAAAATGGCTACTATATCTTTGAAAACCTACCAGCTGATAAAACGTATGTAGTAAAAATTAATCGTGAATTATCAGCGAAAGCATTAGAAGGTTTAGAGCCAACATTACATGAAGTTGGGGATGACAATTCCATTGATTCATCAACATGGTTTGCGGTATCTCGTCATTTAGTAGAGGATGGTGAGCATGATCCAACGCTAGACTTTGGATTCATCATTCCAACTGAACCAGAGGAGCCAGTTGATCCTGAAGATCCAACAGATCCAGAAGAACCTTCTAAACCAGAGGAACCGACAGATCCAACTGATCCTGAGAAGCCAACTGATCCAGAGAAACCAGAAGAACCAACTAAACCTGAACCAAAAGATGAAGATAAATCTGATAAACTACCAGAAACAGCAACAAACACATTAATATTAAGATCTTATAAAATGAGCTTGTATTAA
- a CDS encoding histidine kinase, translated as MSELKQDQPKTRQQKAHADSISTEDSLLMTTGGIRQISEQLAIISGARILVIDDDPLHLKVLKNILSPAYEIITISNGKEALQRIENEQWDLVIVNARLSNSRLSGYGLTKTIRENDSISDLPILLLIARNQSEDILKGFLAGANDYVTIPVDAIELQSRVHALTALKRSIQEHFDMEAAWLHAQIRPHFLFNTLNSIISLSYMDENRMITLLQTFTNYLEKSFRFLETGTLVKLSEEIDFVHSYLYIEKERFGDRIEVEWIMDELDHIYVPSMSIQTLVENGIRHGILQRLSGGKITIQITRKDKEAIVKISDDGVGIPEDKIKDLLNFDTTNSTGIGVIYHTGLARYDLFVNPVLMCHQIIILI; from the coding sequence ATGAGTGAATTAAAGCAGGATCAGCCTAAGACAAGACAACAGAAAGCTCATGCAGATTCTATTTCAACTGAAGATTCCCTCTTAATGACAACAGGAGGAATTAGACAAATTTCAGAGCAATTAGCAATTATTTCAGGTGCACGAATCTTAGTAATTGATGATGATCCATTGCATTTAAAAGTATTAAAAAACATTTTATCACCTGCATATGAAATTATTACTATTTCTAATGGAAAAGAAGCTTTACAACGAATTGAAAACGAACAATGGGATTTAGTGATTGTCAATGCAAGGTTATCAAATTCAAGGCTTTCTGGATATGGATTAACTAAAACTATTCGTGAAAATGATTCTATTTCCGATTTGCCAATCCTTCTACTGATTGCTCGTAATCAATCTGAAGACATTCTAAAAGGATTTCTAGCTGGTGCAAACGATTATGTAACCATACCAGTTGATGCTATAGAACTACAATCCCGTGTGCATGCATTAACGGCATTAAAGCGCTCCATTCAAGAGCATTTTGATATGGAAGCAGCTTGGTTACATGCACAGATTCGACCACATTTTTTGTTTAATACATTGAATTCTATTATTTCATTAAGCTATATGGATGAGAACCGTATGATTACCCTGCTACAAACATTTACTAATTATTTGGAGAAAAGCTTTCGATTCTTAGAAACAGGAACATTAGTAAAATTATCAGAAGAAATCGATTTTGTTCATTCCTACCTGTATATCGAGAAAGAGCGCTTTGGTGATCGGATTGAGGTGGAATGGATAATGGATGAGCTAGATCATATTTATGTACCTTCCATGTCCATTCAAACATTAGTAGAAAATGGAATCAGACATGGAATATTACAACGTCTCTCTGGTGGTAAAATTACGATTCAGATAACGCGTAAAGACAAAGAAGCAATAGTAAAAATTAGTGATGATGGAGTTGGTATTCCTGAAGATAAAATCAAAGATTTATTAAACTTTGATACAACCAATTCTACTGGAATCGGCGTCATCTATCACACAGGGTTGGCGAGGTATGATTTATTCGTCAATCCTGTTTTGATGTGTCATCAAATTATTATACTCATATGA